One part of the Procambarus clarkii isolate CNS0578487 unplaced genomic scaffold, FALCON_Pclarkii_2.0 HiC_scaffold_261, whole genome shotgun sequence genome encodes these proteins:
- the LOC138361210 gene encoding enolase-phosphatase E1-like — translation MSRETQRKTGLSVQGYRELPEEEKVKEARPVTIEVKEARPVSIEVKEARPVTIEVKEARPVTIEVKEARPVTIEVKEGRQDTIEVKEGRPVTIEVKEARQDTIEVKEARQDTIEVKEARPVTIEVKEARPVTIEVKEARPVTIEVKEARPVTIEVKEGRQDTIEVKEGRPVTIEVKEARQDTIEVKEARPVTIEVKEARPVTIEVKEARPVTIEVKEARPVTIEVKEARPVTIEVKEGRQDTIEVKEGRPVTIEVKEARQDTIEVKEARPVTIEVKEARPVTIEVKEARPVTIEVKEARPVTIEVKEARQDTIEVKEARPVTIEVKEARPVTIEVKEARPVTIEVKEARPVTIEVKEARPVTIEVKEARPVTIEVKEARPVTIEVKEARPVTIEVKKARPVTIEVKEARPVTIEVKEARPVTIEVKEGRQDTIEVKEARPVTIEVKEARPVTIEVKEARPVTIEVKEARQDTIEVKEARPVTIEAKEARPVTIEVKEARPVTIEVKETRQVTIEVKEGRPVTIEVKKARQVTIEVKEGRPVTIEVKKARQDTIEVKEARQVTIQVKEGRPVTIEVKKARQDTIEVKEARQDTIEVKEGRQDTIKVKEARQDTLEVKEGRQDTIEVKEARQGTIEVKEARQDTIEVKEARPVTIEVKEARPVTIEVKEARPVTIEVKEARQVTIEVKEARQVTIEVKEARQDTIEVKEARHVTIEVKEARQDTIEVKEARQETIEVKEARQETIEVKEARQDTIEVKEARQRILHRLISKPSDKNLELQFKQKFYRSLEVQMDAELNTDASHERDFGTRSC, via the exons AGGTGAAGGAGGCGAGACCAGTCACTATAGAGGTGAAGGAGGCGAGACCAGTCTCTATAGAGGTGAAGGAGGCGAGACCAGTCACTATAGAGGTGAAGGAGGCGAGACCAGTCACTATAGAGGTAAAGGAGGCGAGACCAGTCACTATAGAGGTGAAGGAGGGGAGACAAGACACTATAGAGGTGAAGGAGGGGAGACCAGTCACTATAGAGGTGAAGGAGGCGAGACAAGACACTATAGAGGTGAAGGAGGCGAGACAAGACACTATAGAGGTGAAGGAGGCGAGACCAGTCACTATAGAGGTGAAGGAGGCGAGACCAGTCACTATAGAGGTGAAGGAGGCGAGACCAGTCACTATAGAGGTGAAGGAGGCGAGACCAGTCACTATAGAGGTGAAGGAGGGGAGACAAGACACTATAGAGGTGAAGGAGGGGAGACCAGTCACTATAGAGGTGAAGGAGGCGAGACAAGACACTATAGAGGTGAAGGAGGCGAGACCAGTCACTATAGAGGTGAAGGAGGCGAGACCAGTCACTATAGAGGTGAAGGAGGCGAGACCAGTCACTATAGAGGTGAAGGAGGCGAGACCAGTCACTATAGAGGTGAAGGAGGCGAGACCAGTCACTATAGAGGTGAAGGAGGGGAGACAAGACACTATAGAGGTGAAGGAGGGGAGACCAGTCACTATAGAGGTGAAGGAGGCGAGACAAGACACTATAGAGGTGAAGGAGGCGAGACCAGTCACTATAGAGGTGAAGGAGGCGAGACCAGTCACTATAGAGGTGAAGGAGGCGAGACCAGTCACTATAGAGGTGAAGGAGGCGAGACCAGTCACTATAGAGGTGAAGGAGGCGAGACAAGACACTATAGAGGTGAAGGAGGCGAGACCAGTCACTATAGAGGTGAAGGAGGCGAGACCAGTCACTATAGAGGTGAAGGAGGCGAGACCAGTCACTATAGAGGTGAAGGAGGCGAGACCAGTCACTATAGAGGTGAAGGAGGCGAGACCAGTCACTATAGAGGTGAAGGAGGCGAGACCAGTCACTATAGAGGTGAAGGAGGCGAGACCAGTCACTATAGAGGTGAAGGAGGCGAGACCAGTCACTATAGAGGTGAAGAAGGCGAGACCAGTCACTATAGAGGTGAAGGAGGCGAGACCAGTCACTATAGAGGTGAAGGAGGCGAGACCAGTCACTATAGAGGTGAAGGAGGGGAGACAAGACACTATAGAGGTGAAGGAGGCGAGACCAGTCACTATAGAGGTGAAGGAGGCGAGACCAGTCACTATAGAGGTGAAGGAGGCGAGACCAGTCACTATAGAGGTGAAGGAGGCGAGACAAGACACTATAGAGGTGAAGGAGGCGAGACCAGTCACtatagaggcgaaggaggcgagaCCAGTCACTATAGAGGTGAAGGAGGCGAGACCAGTCACTATAGAGGTGAAGGAGACGAGACAAGTCACTATAGAGGTGAAGGAGGGGAGACCAGTCACTATAGAGGTGAAGAAGGCGAGACAAGTCACTATAGAGGTGAAGGAGGGGAGACCAGTCACTATAGAGGTGAAGAAGGCGAGACAAGACACTATAGAGGTGAAGGAGGCGAGACAAGTCACTATACAGGTGAAGGAGGGGAGACCAGTCACTATAGAGGTGAAGAAGGCGAGACAAGACACTATAGAGGTGAAGGAGGCGAGACAAGACACTATAGAGGTGAAGGAGGGGAGACAAGACACTATAAAGGTGAAGGAGGCGAGACAAGACACTCTAGAGGTGAAGGAGGGGAGACAAGACACAATTGAGGTGAAGGAGGCGAGACAAGGCactatagaggtaaaagaggcgaGACAAGACACTATAGAGGTGAAGGAGGCGAGACCAGTCACTATAGAGGTGAAGGAGGCAAGACCAGTCACTATAGAGGTGAAGGAGGCGAGACCAGTCACTATAGAGGTGAAGGAGGCGAGACAAGTCACTATAGAGGTGAAGGAGGCGAGACAAGTCACTATAGAGGTGAAGGAGGCGAGACAAGACACTATAGAGGTGAAGGAGGCGAGACACGTTACTATAGAGGTGAAGGAGGCGAGACAAGACACTATAGAGGTGAAGGAGGCGAGACAAGAGACTATAGAGGTGAAGGAGGCGAGACAAGAGACTATAGAGGTGAAGGAGGCGAGACAAGACACTATAGAGGTGAAGGAGGCGAGACA ACGAATACTTCACAGATTGATCAGTAAACCATCTGACAAGAATTTGGAGCTACAATTCAAGCAGAAATTCTATAGATCGCTGGAGGTTCAAATGGATGctgagcttaacacagatgctagccATGAAAGAGACTTTGGAACACGCTCATGCTGA